A genomic region of Candidatus Marimicrobium litorale contains the following coding sequences:
- a CDS encoding NnrU family protein → MAMLVLGVLLFACVHFVPSLTQGFKSTAIEKIGEDGYKGIFSLVLLSSFALMIFGWRSTVPTHLYIPPAALHQPALFVLALAFWLMAVSQRASRLRLIVRHPQLAGVALWGASHLLLNGDSRAVVLFGGLASWALCEMCAINRREGGWIKNETPTWASEGVSLLIAAITIAVVVYIHPWLSGVPVG, encoded by the coding sequence ATGGCAATGCTGGTGCTAGGCGTTCTGCTATTCGCTTGCGTACATTTTGTCCCTTCCCTCACCCAGGGGTTCAAATCTACGGCTATAGAAAAGATCGGCGAGGATGGCTATAAGGGCATCTTCTCTTTAGTACTGCTGAGCTCCTTCGCATTGATGATTTTCGGGTGGCGCAGCACGGTGCCTACACACCTGTATATACCCCCTGCCGCCCTTCACCAGCCCGCGCTATTCGTACTCGCGCTGGCCTTCTGGCTGATGGCCGTCAGTCAGCGGGCGTCGCGCTTACGGCTGATTGTACGCCACCCTCAACTCGCCGGCGTTGCTCTGTGGGGCGCAAGCCACCTGTTACTGAATGGAGACAGCCGCGCCGTAGTCCTGTTTGGCGGCCTCGCATCCTGGGCGCTCTGTGAGATGTGCGCTATCAACCGACGTGAAGGCGGTTGGATCAAAAATGAGACGCCAACCTGGGCCAGCGAAGGGGTTAGCCTGCTAATTGCAGCGATCACCATCGCGGTTGTGGTCTACATTCACCCCTGGCTTAGCGGTGTTCCTGTAGGGTAA
- a CDS encoding SDR family oxidoreductase, which translates to MRGRHIAVTGATAGIGRAASIELARRGARLTLFCRSPEKAAILERDIREHGGEVSIIIMDMADLASVREAAKTFLLRNETLDVLLNNAGIVNTSRKESAQGYEETLAVNHFAPFLLTGLLLPALRSGRAARIVNVSSGAHAFVKDMGYNDMQAQKKYSTFHEYGRSKLANILFTRHLAQLLADDHITVNCLHPGAVSTSLGTQNSGLMGKVLPLLLKPFFRTPEKGAETSLYLCSSEEVTEVSGEYFVNCKAVKPRRWARDEAAAARLWDYTEQILDFHYPL; encoded by the coding sequence ATGAGGGGAAGGCACATCGCTGTAACGGGGGCAACTGCCGGCATTGGGCGAGCGGCGAGTATCGAGCTGGCCCGTCGAGGTGCGCGACTCACCTTGTTTTGTCGCAGCCCGGAGAAGGCGGCGATACTTGAAAGGGATATCCGCGAGCATGGCGGAGAAGTCTCTATTATCATTATGGACATGGCGGATCTTGCCAGTGTGCGCGAAGCGGCGAAGACATTTCTGCTGCGTAACGAAACCCTCGACGTGTTGTTAAATAACGCGGGTATTGTGAATACGTCACGCAAAGAGAGTGCGCAAGGTTACGAGGAGACGCTGGCGGTCAATCATTTTGCTCCCTTTTTGTTAACGGGTCTGCTGCTACCGGCGTTGCGGAGTGGCCGGGCTGCGCGCATTGTGAACGTATCATCCGGCGCCCACGCTTTCGTTAAGGACATGGGATACAACGATATGCAGGCACAAAAAAAATACAGCACGTTTCACGAGTACGGTCGCTCCAAGCTAGCCAATATTCTCTTTACGCGTCATCTCGCTCAACTCCTGGCCGATGACCATATTACGGTAAACTGCCTTCATCCCGGCGCTGTTTCTACCTCTCTTGGCACTCAGAACAGCGGCCTCATGGGGAAGGTGCTGCCACTGTTGCTCAAGCCGTTCTTTCGCACGCCTGAGAAGGGTGCTGAGACGTCGCTGTACTTATGTAGCAGCGAAGAAGTCACGGAGGTAAGCGGAGAGTATTTTGTGAACTGTAAGGCGGTTAAGCCGCGCCGGTGGGCCCGTGACGAAGCGGCTGCGGCGCGGTTGTGGGACTATACTGAACAGATTCTCGACTTTCATTATCCTCTGTAG
- a CDS encoding transglutaminase-like domain-containing protein, protein MRHFLTTILCCLAIPAFCAHAEERHFEFIYEVLNSDFPQGEAVEVYVPIPSNSIGQKILTQSLQSTWQGGIGEEAIHGNRYYHLRRDAGDSTPLEARLSWTLARQAVEAYGAGELAESQRLRALEADLLVPVNHEILQPILKEIYANRSNESSAATARAIYDWVVDNVDYKKTGSGWGNGDAFWACNERYGNCTDFHALFISLARSEGIPAQFEIGFPVPADRPEGQIGGYHCWVHFYLPETGWLPIDASEAAKHPEMREALYGGNPADRIHFSSGRDLVLSEASRKQPLNYFIYPYAEVAGEPWPGKIKTRFSYRDLPGL, encoded by the coding sequence ATGCGTCACTTTCTGACTACCATTCTTTGCTGCCTGGCGATTCCCGCGTTTTGTGCGCATGCTGAGGAGCGTCATTTTGAATTTATTTATGAGGTGCTCAATAGTGATTTTCCGCAAGGGGAAGCGGTTGAGGTATACGTGCCCATTCCTTCAAATTCGATTGGTCAAAAAATCCTGACGCAGTCGTTGCAAAGTACCTGGCAAGGGGGCATCGGCGAGGAAGCGATACATGGCAATCGTTACTATCATTTGCGGCGCGACGCGGGAGACAGCACCCCGCTGGAGGCTAGATTATCGTGGACACTGGCACGCCAAGCCGTGGAGGCCTATGGCGCAGGGGAGCTGGCTGAATCGCAGCGCCTGAGAGCACTGGAGGCCGATTTGCTGGTGCCGGTTAATCACGAAATCCTGCAGCCGATTCTTAAGGAAATTTACGCTAATCGTTCGAACGAATCGAGTGCAGCCACGGCACGAGCGATCTACGATTGGGTTGTGGACAATGTTGACTATAAAAAAACCGGCAGTGGGTGGGGCAATGGAGATGCGTTCTGGGCGTGTAACGAGCGCTATGGGAATTGCACGGATTTTCACGCTCTGTTTATATCACTGGCGCGCAGCGAGGGTATTCCTGCCCAGTTTGAGATCGGCTTTCCGGTGCCTGCCGACCGCCCCGAGGGGCAAATCGGCGGCTACCATTGTTGGGTACATTTTTACTTGCCTGAGACAGGATGGTTGCCTATAGACGCGTCTGAAGCAGCGAAACACCCGGAAATGCGAGAGGCACTGTATGGCGGTAATCCTGCTGATCGCATCCATTTCAGTTCGGGCAGGGATCTCGTCCTGTCAGAAGCGAGTCGGAAGCAGCCACTTAATTACTTTATTTACCCCTATGCTGAAGTGGCAGGGGAGCCATGGCCGGGAAAGATCAAAACACGGTTTTCTTACCGCGATCTGCCAGGGCTGTAA